From the Diospyros lotus cultivar Yz01 chromosome 13, ASM1463336v1, whole genome shotgun sequence genome, one window contains:
- the LOC127788123 gene encoding uncharacterized protein LOC127788123, translating into MLSIEKHLRSISCADDRRVRLSTFMFRGDAERWWETARQRFGNREPTWIEFQQVFNDAYCPAWVKEQKVYEFVELVQGTNTVAQYEAEFTALSRYAPKLVSTEARKAAKFQRGLRVPNHPRIEANRRIRGHQQLKGQEHLYPQYQ; encoded by the exons ATGctatcaatagagaagcatcttCGATCTATCAGTTGTGCGGATGATCGACGAGTGCGACTTAGCACGTTCATGTTCAGAGGCGAcgccgagagatggtgggagactgcccgtCAGAGGTTTGGCAACCGAGAGCCCACATGGATCGAGTTTCAACAGGTGTTCAATGACGCTTATTGCCCGGCATGGGTCAAGGAACAGAAAGTCTATGAGTTCGTTGAGTTGGTGCAAGGTACTAACACGGTGGCTCAGTAcgaggcagagtttacagccttgtCTCGATATGCTCCAAAAttggtgtccactgaagcaaGGAAGGCAGCTAAGttccagagaggattgc GTGTACCCAACCACCCCAGAATAGAGGCCAACAGGcgaatcagaggccaccagcagTTAAAGGGCCAGGAGCACCTATACCCGCAGTaccagtag